The following are from one region of the Endozoicomonas sp. 4G genome:
- a CDS encoding GIY-YIG nuclease family protein — protein sequence MIIFTVTNKVTKQIFVGSTRNDLESQWEKMVAAAHQDLDYPLYREIRIHGEDEFTVEEWDRAESREELAELEQDAIHFFGADSLRGYKTSTVKILPKKKKRQRKSSIEKELASIFAEINEGDSNTPPSLAMKSGDAGNQAANEKATQAPVAQTPQHSAPEPVSTPMAVNLTPAATDIKVEVTQPETEKPKPEPTQSAGSRANAMVQMNSIEMSDDITAQLAAITAAADACLAGDNNALSQLDVQPEPAVEEDSQPPESIESKPADIAEKEIIVAEPICPKQLRIREAIERHRKQRAQRSAENQENERRKMAETLAELDSRIREMHTGKLAAVA from the coding sequence TTGATTATCTTCACCGTCACCAATAAAGTAACCAAACAAATTTTTGTAGGCTCCACTCGCAATGACCTTGAGAGCCAGTGGGAAAAAATGGTGGCAGCCGCACACCAGGATCTGGACTACCCGCTCTACAGAGAAATCCGCATCCATGGCGAGGATGAATTTACCGTAGAAGAATGGGATCGGGCCGAGTCTCGTGAAGAGCTGGCGGAACTCGAACAGGACGCCATCCATTTTTTTGGTGCCGACAGCCTCAGAGGCTATAAGACCAGTACTGTAAAAATCCTGCCTAAAAAGAAGAAGCGCCAGCGTAAGTCCAGCATTGAAAAAGAGCTGGCCTCTATTTTTGCTGAAATTAATGAAGGTGATAGCAATACACCTCCAAGCCTTGCCATGAAATCCGGCGACGCGGGCAATCAAGCGGCCAATGAAAAGGCCACACAGGCTCCTGTCGCCCAAACCCCTCAACACTCGGCACCCGAGCCGGTATCTACACCGATGGCAGTGAACCTTACCCCGGCTGCAACTGACATCAAGGTTGAAGTTACTCAGCCTGAGACCGAAAAGCCAAAGCCCGAACCTACCCAATCTGCGGGTTCAAGGGCCAATGCCATGGTTCAGATGAACAGCATTGAAATGAGTGATGACATCACCGCCCAGCTGGCTGCGATTACTGCCGCAGCTGACGCCTGTCTGGCCGGCGATAACAATGCCCTGAGCCAACTGGATGTCCAGCCCGAACCGGCGGTTGAAGAAGACTCCCAGCCACCAGAGAGCATTGAGTCAAAACCCGCTGACATTGCTGAAAAAGAAATCATTGTTGCTGAGCCCATCTGCCCGAAACAGCTTCGCATACGTGAGGCTATTGAACGCCACAGAAAGCAACGTGCACAGCGCAGTGCTGAAAATCAGGAAAACGAGCGAAGAAAAATGGCTGAAACTCTCGCTGAACTCGATAGCAGAATTCGGGAAATGCACACCGGGAAGCTGGCAGCAGTCGCCTGA